The genomic DNA TTGCGCTTTTAATATATTAAAATAAGTTTTTATGGCGTATGAAGTAAAAATAAACGATAAACTGGCAAAAGTTGAACTCCGCACCCGTGTAAGCAATAACGTTGAAATATTTATCGATGGCCAAAAATACGATGCCGATGTGGTCATGGTCGAACGGGGCGTTTATTCAATAATTTTGAACGGAATTTCGTATAATGTAGAGTTGATTGAAAATGGATCGAGTAAAAATTATTTAGTAAATACCCTATACGATTCGTTCGAAATAGAAGTCATTGATGCTGAAAGCAAGTATCTGAAAAGCAGGCTGAAAGATCTGGGAGATGATTCAAAAGTGATCTCTACCCCTATGCCCGGAAAAGTGGTGAAGGTTTTAGTGAAACCAGGAGATAATGTAAAGGCAGGTGATACTGTGATCATTATTTCGGCCATGAAAATGGAAAGCGAATATAAAGTTAAAAAAGACAGGATAATAAAAGAAGTACTGGTTAAAGAGGGGGACATCGTGGATGGTCACCAGGCTTTAATTGTCATCGAATAAAATAATTGGATTATGATGAACCTAGAAGATAAATTTAAAAAGTTTGAGCTGATAAATAAACAAGCGGAGCTTGGCGGCGGTATTGAAAGGATTGAAAGGCAGCATAAAGCCGGAAGATTGACAGCTCGGGAACGGATTGAAATTTTGCTTGATACGGATACTTTCGTAGAATTAGACAAATTTGTGATCCATAGGGCCACTGATTTCGGGATCGATAAGAACAAAATCCTTGGTGATGGGGTTGTATCGGGCTATGGCAAAATTGATGGACGGCTGGTTTATGTTTTTGCACAGGATTTTACCGTATTTGGAGGCACCTTGAGCCGTGCCAATGCCAACAAAATAATTAAAGTGATGGATTTGGCCATGAAAATGGGTGCACCTGTCATCGGACTTAACGATTCGGGCGGTGCACGCATCCAGGAAGGGGTTGAGAGCTTGGGCGCTTATGCTGATATTTTTTACAGAAATGTCATGTCTTCAGGGGTCATTCCTCAAATTTCTGCTATACTTGGCCCATGTGCCGGTGGTGCTGTTTATTCACCTGCTATGACGGATTTTATTTTAATGGTGAAAGATTCAAGTTATATGTTTGTGACAGGCCCAGAGGTGATCAAAACTGTAACGCACGAAGAAGTTACCAAGGAAGACTTGGGAGGTGCCATGACCCATAATTCGAAAAGCGGAGTTGCACATTTTATGGCCGATGATGATGAACAAGCCATGATGATGATTAGGGAGTTGTTTGGCTTTATCCCTTCAAATAATATGGAGGAGGCTCCTATAAAGGCATGCAGGGATGATGTTAAGAGAGAAGATGAAAAACTCCAAACCCTTATCCCGGCCGATCCGAACAAACCATATAACATGTTGGATTTGATCACCACCGTGGTTGATGACCATAATTTTTTTGAGGTACAGCCACATTATGCTCAAAATTTGGTGATAGGTTTTGCCCGTTTGGGTGGAAAATCGGTTGGTATCATTGCCAACCAGCCGGCTTATCTTGCCGGTGTATTGGATATCAGTTCTTCGACAAAAGGTGCACGCTTCGTTCGCTTTTGCGATGCATTCAACATTCCAATTATCACTTTCGTGGATGTACCAGGCTTTTTACCGGGAACAACCCAAGAATTTGGAGGCATCATCAAACACGGGGCAAAGTTGTTGTATTC from Bacteroidota bacterium includes the following:
- a CDS encoding biotin/lipoyl-binding protein codes for the protein MAYEVKINDKLAKVELRTRVSNNVEIFIDGQKYDADVVMVERGVYSIILNGISYNVELIENGSSKNYLVNTLYDSFEIEVIDAESKYLKSRLKDLGDDSKVISTPMPGKVVKVLVKPGDNVKAGDTVIIISAMKMESEYKVKKDRIIKEVLVKEGDIVDGHQALIVIE
- a CDS encoding methylmalonyl-CoA carboxyltransferase, with amino-acid sequence MNLEDKFKKFELINKQAELGGGIERIERQHKAGRLTARERIEILLDTDTFVELDKFVIHRATDFGIDKNKILGDGVVSGYGKIDGRLVYVFAQDFTVFGGTLSRANANKIIKVMDLAMKMGAPVIGLNDSGGARIQEGVESLGAYADIFYRNVMSSGVIPQISAILGPCAGGAVYSPAMTDFILMVKDSSYMFVTGPEVIKTVTHEEVTKEDLGGAMTHNSKSGVAHFMADDDEQAMMMIRELFGFIPSNNMEEAPIKACRDDVKREDEKLQTLIPADPNKPYNMLDLITTVVDDHNFFEVQPHYAQNLVIGFARLGGKSVGIIANQPAYLAGVLDISSSTKGARFVRFCDAFNIPIITFVDVPGFLPGTTQEFGGIIKHGAKLLYSFAEATVPKITVITRKAYGGAYDVMSSKHIGADINFAYPTAEIAVMGADGAVNIIFRDALTDEQKKKAVDDYRETFASPYKAAELGYIDEIIYPKQTRYKLIEALEMTGNKSKSNPSKKHGNIPL